Proteins from a single region of Natrinema amylolyticum:
- a CDS encoding ABC transporter ATP-binding protein — translation MLEVKNLTKYYGDLLAVDELSFRIEEGQFATLLGPSGCGKSTTLHVIAGLIDATSGSVHLRGKEVSDVPPYERNIGLVFQHSALFPHMTVEENLRYGLKMQDFDGDHDRQIEKYLEMVQMLEHADHKPDELSGGQQRRISFARALVYEPDILLLDEPLTGLDRVLREDMRNEIRSIQQEVDVTTLHVTHDQSEALSMSDQVIVMNEGRKEQEGHPTELYEQPKTEFVAEFLGQSTKFEGELVDANTPVIRSGSREIHIETNGDTEAVAGDDISTYIRPEEIDVHPTPQANGDTNTFSGRITDVEYLGHRAELEIELDDGTKVIAFSQTSDDLSVGKEVSVQFDPDKVICV, via the coding sequence ATGTTAGAAGTCAAAAACCTTACAAAGTACTACGGAGACTTGCTGGCCGTCGACGAATTATCGTTTCGTATTGAAGAGGGACAGTTCGCCACACTGCTCGGACCGAGTGGCTGTGGGAAGAGTACGACGTTGCACGTGATTGCGGGCCTCATCGATGCCACCTCAGGTTCGGTCCACCTCCGGGGTAAAGAGGTCTCGGACGTACCACCGTACGAGCGCAACATCGGCCTAGTGTTTCAACACTCGGCGCTGTTCCCCCACATGACCGTCGAAGAGAACCTCAGGTACGGTCTGAAGATGCAGGACTTCGACGGCGACCACGACAGGCAGATCGAGAAGTACCTCGAGATGGTGCAGATGTTGGAGCATGCCGATCACAAACCCGACGAACTCAGCGGTGGGCAGCAGCGTCGAATCTCGTTCGCGCGAGCGCTGGTCTACGAACCGGACATCCTCCTACTAGACGAGCCGCTGACGGGGCTCGACCGCGTCCTGCGAGAGGATATGCGAAACGAAATCCGGTCGATCCAACAGGAAGTTGATGTGACGACGTTGCACGTGACTCACGACCAGTCAGAAGCGCTGTCGATGTCGGACCAGGTGATCGTGATGAACGAAGGACGAAAGGAACAGGAGGGTCATCCAACGGAACTCTACGAACAGCCGAAAACGGAGTTCGTCGCAGAATTCCTCGGCCAGTCGACGAAGTTCGAGGGAGAATTGGTTGACGCTAACACACCGGTCATTCGATCGGGTTCGAGGGAGATTCACATCGAGACAAATGGCGATACCGAAGCGGTAGCCGGTGACGACATATCGACGTACATCCGGCCTGAGGAGATCGACGTTCACCCTACCCCACAGGCCAATGGCGACACAAACACGTTTTCCGGGAGGATTACGGACGTCGAATACCTCGGTCACCGCGCCGAGTTGGAAATCGAACTCGACGATGGTACCAAGGTGATAGCATTTAGTCAAACATCGGATGACCTGAGTGTCGGAAAAGAGGTATCGGTTCAGTTCGACCCTGACAAGGTGATTTGTGTATGA
- a CDS encoding ABC transporter permease — translation MKFGNVQLPELPSLGLFRDRSTGKILMAIGLGWLTIFFIIPVFVLLFESLNFGSGSLFENYSTALSSTYTRTLGRTLAYALVTTIVCLTLGYWISYYIAFKAKRQMLMLGFILLPLWIAIIIRYFGVSLFFLPTGPVQQLFGTDFGVLFSTTGVIVGLTAALLPFAILPIFNSLQSIDEELINSSKVLGATPLHTLRTVVFPLSLSGVIASALFVYILAAGSFLAPALLGGPGDFMMANVIEQSFSYSIPLAAALSVVFTGALLILIGIFNHYANISEVLSDL, via the coding sequence ATGAAGTTCGGAAACGTTCAACTGCCAGAACTCCCTTCGTTAGGGCTGTTTCGTGACCGGTCAACTGGGAAGATATTGATGGCAATCGGATTGGGTTGGCTGACGATCTTCTTTATCATACCCGTATTCGTGCTGCTGTTTGAGAGTCTCAACTTCGGAAGCGGCTCGTTGTTCGAAAATTACAGCACAGCGCTGAGTAGCACGTACACGCGGACGCTCGGTCGAACGTTGGCATATGCGCTCGTCACGACTATCGTCTGCCTGACCCTCGGCTATTGGATCTCCTATTACATCGCCTTCAAGGCTAAACGGCAGATGCTGATGCTCGGATTCATCCTATTACCCCTGTGGATCGCTATCATCATTCGATATTTCGGCGTCTCGTTGTTCTTCCTCCCGACTGGACCCGTCCAGCAACTGTTCGGTACTGACTTCGGCGTCCTCTTTTCGACGACCGGAGTCATAGTCGGACTGACGGCTGCGCTGCTGCCGTTTGCGATTCTCCCGATTTTCAACTCCTTGCAGTCGATTGATGAGGAACTGATCAACTCCTCGAAAGTACTCGGAGCGACGCCGCTGCACACGCTCCGGACAGTGGTCTTCCCACTGAGTCTGTCCGGCGTTATTGCGAGCGCACTGTTCGTCTATATTCTCGCTGCCGGGTCGTTCCTCGCTCCAGCGTTACTCGGTGGACCCGGAGACTTCATGATGGCAAACGTCATCGAACAGTCGTTCTCGTACAGCATCCCCCTCGCCGCGGCGCTTTCGGTCGTCTTCACGGGTGCATTACTGATCCTTATCGGGATATTTAATCACTATGCAAACATCTCGGAGGTGCTCAGTGACCTATGA
- a CDS encoding class I adenylate-forming enzyme family protein, translated as MERTDFQDAASGNTGALHDITAAERSDEPAIKMGERTLTHAELRDRSATFAGGLSERGIEPDDRLLIYVPNCPEFLIAFFGGLKAGTPVSPANPQYQSRELEHQLTDSDAQVIVTHDRLRDVVEETISGTDVDPLVITVGDARPDDVPFEAVDGEPICVDRADDDVATQLYTSGTTGKPKGVLSTHKNLRTQAFAGLDAGVTDADEERVLVSLPLYHTTGVYHCTWQPLIKGGCVYLRDPSQWDPADAMAAIEEHEISSFNGVTAMFVDMINDESFGEYDLSSLESVGEGGAKMSVTVQEEFESVAGVEMYEGYGLTETSGATHAGNNSTFGPRLGSIGQPFRMTNSKIVDDDGNEVPPGEEGELLVRGPHVMKGYHNLPEETEAAFDENGYFRTGDIARCDEDNYYEIIDRAKDVVVTAGYNVYPSEVEDLLREHEAVADVAVVGVPDERRNEVPKAFVVPTPNATVGEDITADDVKQFSLDNLAAYKHPRQIEFLDELPRTASGKVRKIELE; from the coding sequence ATGGAACGGACCGACTTCCAAGACGCTGCAAGCGGTAACACCGGCGCACTCCACGATATCACGGCAGCAGAACGCAGTGACGAACCGGCGATCAAGATGGGCGAACGGACGCTCACTCACGCCGAACTTCGTGACCGATCTGCGACCTTCGCTGGCGGATTATCCGAACGGGGGATCGAACCTGACGACAGGTTGCTGATCTACGTGCCGAACTGTCCGGAGTTTCTCATCGCGTTCTTCGGCGGGCTCAAAGCGGGAACGCCGGTTTCGCCGGCGAATCCGCAGTACCAATCCCGGGAACTCGAGCACCAGCTCACGGATTCCGACGCTCAGGTCATCGTGACACATGACCGGCTCCGTGACGTCGTCGAGGAAACGATCAGCGGTACTGACGTTGATCCGCTGGTGATCACTGTCGGCGACGCCCGACCGGACGACGTCCCGTTCGAGGCGGTCGACGGCGAACCGATATGTGTCGACCGTGCGGACGACGACGTGGCGACGCAACTCTATACGAGCGGTACGACGGGCAAGCCGAAGGGCGTTCTCTCAACCCACAAAAACTTGCGAACGCAGGCGTTTGCAGGGTTGGACGCCGGCGTCACTGACGCGGATGAGGAACGAGTCCTGGTAAGTTTACCGCTGTATCACACGACCGGGGTCTATCACTGTACGTGGCAACCGCTAATCAAGGGCGGCTGTGTCTACCTCCGCGATCCGAGCCAGTGGGATCCGGCCGACGCGATGGCGGCAATCGAGGAACACGAGATTAGTTCGTTCAACGGCGTTACCGCGATGTTCGTCGACATGATCAACGACGAATCGTTCGGCGAGTACGACCTCTCGAGTCTCGAGTCGGTCGGTGAAGGGGGGGCGAAGATGTCCGTGACGGTCCAAGAGGAGTTCGAGTCGGTCGCGGGCGTCGAGATGTACGAAGGGTACGGGCTGACGGAGACCAGTGGTGCGACCCACGCGGGCAATAATTCTACGTTCGGCCCGCGATTAGGATCGATTGGACAGCCGTTCCGCATGACCAATAGTAAGATCGTCGACGACGATGGAAACGAAGTTCCACCGGGAGAAGAAGGAGAACTGCTGGTCCGCGGTCCGCACGTGATGAAAGGATATCACAACCTGCCCGAGGAAACGGAAGCGGCGTTCGATGAGAACGGGTACTTCCGTACAGGCGACATCGCTCGATGCGACGAGGACAACTACTACGAGATCATCGATCGAGCGAAAGACGTCGTCGTCACCGCTGGCTACAACGTGTATCCAAGCGAGGTCGAAGACCTGCTGCGAGAGCACGAAGCCGTTGCAGATGTCGCCGTCGTCGGCGTCCCAGACGAACGACGAAACGAGGTACCGAAGGCCTTTGTCGTTCCGACGCCGAATGCGACCGTCGGTGAAGACATCACGGCCGATGACGTCAAGCAGTTCTCGCTCGATAACCTCGCAGCATACAAGCACCCTCGACAGATCGAATTTTTGGACGAACTCCCTCGAACGGCGAGCGGAAAGGTGAGAAAAATCGAACTCGAGTGA
- a CDS encoding phosphotransferase family protein, whose amino-acid sequence MTRSTDSDYLDRLIDTDALRRYLETTLGPADRLETEYHQEGQSNETLFLQWGDRDLVLRRPPAGATADSAHDVLREYRVIEALQDADVPVPRTVASCDDHGVIGADFYVMERCRGDVIRDEEPDRFGEPRYRQLVADRFIDTIADIHEIDPAAVGLDDLGHPDGYTERQIERWTDQLEWAFERTERERSVPLLREIADWLAANVPEEYDHTLVHGDYKLDNVMFAPGGGRDASPNERASDAREQSPEIEAVFDWELCTRGDPAMDLGWMLVYWPDPGDPEFEGQLFPQFLVRDGYPTRRELVDRYEDQTGRTFDHHRFYRTFGVFKMASACEMMYRRYLEGNANNETYPLMERRVPRLAERADRIRTGDEPL is encoded by the coding sequence ATGACACGTTCAACTGACTCCGACTACCTCGACCGGTTGATCGACACCGACGCGCTCCGGCGGTACCTGGAGACGACGCTCGGTCCCGCGGACAGGCTCGAGACTGAGTACCACCAGGAGGGGCAATCGAACGAGACGCTCTTTCTCCAGTGGGGGGATCGCGATCTCGTGCTTCGGCGACCGCCCGCCGGAGCGACGGCCGACTCCGCACACGACGTACTCCGGGAATATCGGGTCATCGAAGCCCTTCAAGACGCGGACGTACCGGTCCCCCGGACGGTCGCGAGCTGTGACGACCACGGCGTCATCGGTGCCGATTTCTACGTGATGGAGCGGTGTCGCGGCGACGTGATCAGGGACGAGGAACCCGACCGGTTCGGCGAACCGCGCTACCGACAACTGGTAGCGGATCGATTTATCGACACGATCGCCGACATCCACGAGATCGATCCCGCAGCGGTCGGTCTCGACGATTTGGGGCATCCAGACGGGTACACCGAACGGCAAATCGAACGGTGGACCGACCAACTCGAGTGGGCGTTCGAGCGGACGGAACGGGAACGATCCGTCCCGTTGCTTCGGGAGATCGCCGATTGGCTCGCCGCGAACGTCCCCGAGGAGTACGATCACACGCTGGTTCACGGCGATTACAAGCTCGATAACGTGATGTTCGCGCCGGGCGGGGGACGCGACGCGTCCCCGAACGAGCGAGCGAGCGACGCCCGCGAGCAGTCGCCGGAGATCGAAGCCGTTTTCGACTGGGAACTGTGTACCCGCGGCGATCCCGCGATGGATCTGGGATGGATGCTGGTTTACTGGCCTGATCCGGGTGATCCGGAGTTCGAGGGCCAACTGTTTCCCCAGTTTTTGGTCCGAGACGGCTATCCGACTCGACGGGAACTCGTTGATCGCTACGAGGATCAAACCGGTCGAACGTTCGATCATCATCGGTTCTATCGAACGTTCGGCGTGTTCAAGATGGCCAGCGCCTGTGAGATGATGTACCGACGGTATCTCGAGGGGAACGCGAACAACGAGACCTATCCCCTGATGGAACGGCGAGTTCCGCGCCTCGCGGAACGTGCCGACCGGATCCGAACGGGCGATGAACCGTTGTAG
- a CDS encoding enoyl-CoA hydratase/isomerase family protein, producing the protein MREIGTGNILVDVDGHRGDIVLNRPEKRNAMNEAVLRDLKQAFEEVLADDSVRAIALLGEGPVFCAGMDLEMMRDRGEHGDSSDEAEAQSESGNLLGEAIEVIDTARVPTVVGIKRAAPAGAFELSLPADFRVISTDAKYGVIEVQLGTFPHGGATQRLPRMIGLAKAKELVLSGEFIDPDEAKQIGLVNEVCEPDEVDARARELADELAENAPLGMENARKALNAALEMPLDEGLAYEQALGSQLDDTYDYTEGFSARLEDREPEFEGR; encoded by the coding sequence ATGCGAGAAATTGGTACCGGTAACATACTCGTCGATGTGGATGGCCACCGTGGCGATATCGTTCTGAATCGCCCTGAGAAACGAAATGCGATGAACGAAGCGGTTCTTAGGGATCTCAAACAAGCGTTTGAGGAAGTCCTCGCCGACGACTCCGTTCGCGCCATCGCGTTGCTCGGGGAAGGTCCCGTCTTTTGTGCGGGGATGGACCTCGAGATGATGCGAGATCGGGGCGAGCACGGGGACTCGAGTGACGAAGCGGAGGCTCAGAGCGAGAGTGGAAATCTCTTGGGGGAGGCGATCGAAGTGATCGATACGGCGCGCGTTCCGACCGTAGTCGGTATCAAGCGTGCGGCCCCCGCGGGCGCGTTCGAGCTCTCACTCCCGGCCGACTTTCGAGTTATCTCCACCGACGCCAAGTACGGCGTTATCGAGGTGCAACTCGGAACGTTCCCACACGGCGGCGCGACACAGCGTCTTCCGCGAATGATCGGACTAGCGAAGGCGAAAGAACTCGTATTGAGCGGTGAATTTATCGATCCGGACGAGGCCAAACAGATCGGACTCGTGAACGAAGTCTGTGAACCGGACGAAGTCGATGCGCGTGCCCGTGAACTCGCGGACGAACTCGCCGAGAACGCTCCGCTCGGAATGGAGAACGCACGAAAAGCGCTTAATGCTGCCTTGGAGATGCCCCTTGACGAGGGACTCGCATACGAACAAGCACTCGGGAGCCAGCTAGACGACACCTACGATTACACGGAAGGATTCAGTGCGCGATTAGAGGATCGCGAACCGGAGTTCGAAGGTCGGTAA
- a CDS encoding ABC transporter permease has product MTKLTTRLVFYPAIVLVYSILLIPLVIVIATSLTVQSAPTLPTDGVTLDWYVSLFENQRLIDAMVVSTIVASATAVVAGIVGTITAFGFVRSEVRMKETLATIMLLPLMISPVISGVAFLRFGSLLPIPRGYPQIVLAHSILALPFVFLIVRSRLLTFDERLEDASVIMGANRLETTFNVTIPIIAPAMIAGMLIAFVISFGEFTATQFLVTPSTTTVPIIIFNQIQTGLSPEISALATTLVILMVIVSVTGDQIGG; this is encoded by the coding sequence ATGACGAAACTCACCACACGATTAGTGTTCTACCCCGCGATAGTGCTCGTTTACTCGATACTGCTGATTCCCCTCGTGATAGTTATCGCGACCTCGCTAACCGTCCAATCGGCACCGACGCTGCCAACCGACGGCGTGACGCTCGATTGGTACGTCTCGCTCTTCGAAAACCAGCGACTCATCGATGCGATGGTCGTGAGTACCATTGTCGCGTCTGCTACCGCAGTCGTCGCTGGAATCGTCGGTACGATTACCGCGTTCGGGTTCGTGAGGAGCGAAGTCAGAATGAAAGAGACGCTCGCGACGATCATGCTGTTACCGCTGATGATCTCACCGGTAATTAGCGGCGTCGCCTTCCTCCGGTTCGGGAGTCTCCTCCCGATTCCTCGAGGATATCCGCAGATCGTTCTCGCGCATTCGATACTCGCGCTGCCGTTCGTCTTCCTCATCGTCCGGTCTCGATTACTGACCTTCGATGAACGTCTCGAAGACGCGTCGGTGATCATGGGAGCGAACCGACTAGAGACGACGTTCAACGTGACGATTCCGATCATCGCGCCAGCGATGATCGCTGGGATGTTGATTGCGTTTGTCATCTCGTTTGGCGAGTTCACGGCAACGCAGTTTCTCGTCACACCCAGTACAACGACCGTCCCGATTATCATCTTCAATCAGATTCAGACGGGTCTCAGCCCCGAAATCAGTGCTCTCGCGACAACGCTCGTAATACTCATGGTCATCGTTAGTGTCACGGGTGATCAGATCGGAGGGTAG
- a CDS encoding enoyl-CoA hydratase/isomerase family protein codes for MKEFDNFDVEQTETGIAYLSIESESAMNSLNDTMTEELRWLGTELNEDDDVRCIVLRGSDGVFCAGGNITSFDEDSSAPAQLRRGASSINDVVFLLKRGETPIITGIDGPAVGAGFALGLLGDITLMHEDAYLQFGYPGIGLTGDGSATYYLPHLVGLQEAKRIALLNDRIPAAEAEEIGLVTEVADADSFDDRLEELATSLASGPTKALGSISRQLEEASARQLSEQLAHEAERISKAARTEDYAEGVSAFKEKRDPEFVGY; via the coding sequence ATGAAGGAATTTGACAATTTCGACGTCGAACAGACGGAGACCGGTATCGCGTACCTCTCGATCGAAAGCGAGTCGGCGATGAACTCGCTGAACGATACCATGACCGAGGAACTGCGCTGGCTAGGAACAGAACTCAACGAAGACGACGACGTTCGGTGTATCGTCCTTCGAGGATCCGACGGCGTATTCTGTGCTGGCGGTAACATTACCTCTTTCGACGAGGACTCGAGTGCGCCGGCGCAGCTCCGACGGGGCGCGTCCTCTATCAACGACGTCGTCTTCCTGCTGAAACGCGGCGAAACGCCGATCATCACCGGAATTGACGGACCGGCCGTTGGCGCCGGCTTCGCCCTCGGCCTACTGGGAGATATCACCCTCATGCACGAGGATGCATACCTCCAGTTTGGCTACCCCGGCATCGGGTTGACCGGCGACGGATCGGCGACGTACTACCTTCCGCATCTCGTCGGACTGCAGGAGGCTAAACGTATTGCGTTGCTCAACGACCGAATTCCGGCCGCCGAAGCCGAAGAAATCGGACTCGTCACGGAAGTCGCGGACGCTGACTCGTTCGACGATCGACTCGAAGAGCTCGCGACGTCGCTGGCCTCCGGCCCGACCAAAGCGCTCGGGTCGATTTCACGACAGCTCGAGGAAGCCTCCGCTCGCCAACTGTCCGAACAGCTCGCCCACGAAGCCGAGCGGATCTCGAAGGCTGCGAGAACGGAAGACTATGCGGAAGGTGTGAGCGCATTCAAGGAGAAACGGGATCCCGAGTTCGTCGGCTACTGA
- a CDS encoding acyl-CoA dehydrogenase family protein: MDARLTEEHERVQETAREFIESEGGIDLARRQIDGENVIDDLWDELADLDYTAITVPLEYDGFGEGMVYLAALLETAGRYALPGPLPETAAVAVPLIRDLGTEEQRSRFLPAVADGDLRMSVAVYDDETEPLPGSIQMGVERRGDEETTEFRLEGTKTLVPYAAETDVVIVAARTRESQGYEGVSLFAIETDHDAVEATRMDSLDWARPMYELSIDGLTVGEDALLGPLHGGGSALVTAMDRFSVAGTAMLVGAADRAVELSAEYGNEREQYGHPIGRFQAVKHRTADMWVDMQSARSLVYYAAWALDEDEPDAARAAAATKSFAADRLHRVFGDDIWNHGGMGFTWDHDAHIYLKQAKSWRNFLGSPEANRDRLIDSRLAAERKR; the protein is encoded by the coding sequence ATGGATGCGAGACTAACCGAGGAACACGAGCGCGTACAGGAGACCGCACGGGAGTTTATCGAATCGGAGGGCGGAATCGACCTCGCGAGGCGACAGATCGACGGCGAGAACGTCATCGACGACCTGTGGGACGAACTCGCCGACCTCGACTACACGGCGATCACCGTTCCGCTCGAGTACGACGGATTCGGCGAGGGGATGGTGTACCTGGCGGCCCTGCTCGAGACTGCGGGTCGATACGCACTGCCCGGGCCGCTCCCCGAGACGGCGGCCGTCGCCGTGCCGTTGATTCGCGATCTCGGCACCGAAGAACAGCGGTCGCGGTTCCTGCCGGCGGTCGCCGACGGCGACCTCCGCATGAGCGTCGCCGTGTACGACGACGAAACCGAACCCCTCCCGGGCAGTATTCAGATGGGAGTCGAACGTCGCGGCGACGAGGAGACGACCGAGTTCCGACTCGAGGGGACGAAAACGCTGGTTCCGTACGCCGCGGAGACCGATGTGGTGATCGTCGCCGCGCGAACGAGGGAGAGCCAGGGATACGAAGGCGTCTCGCTGTTCGCGATCGAAACCGACCACGACGCCGTCGAGGCGACCCGGATGGACAGCCTCGATTGGGCTCGGCCGATGTACGAGCTGTCGATCGACGGACTCACGGTCGGCGAGGACGCGCTGCTCGGTCCGCTACACGGCGGCGGAAGCGCGCTCGTGACCGCGATGGATCGGTTTTCCGTCGCGGGGACTGCGATGCTCGTCGGGGCCGCCGACAGGGCGGTAGAGCTCTCCGCCGAATACGGCAACGAGCGCGAACAGTACGGGCATCCGATCGGCCGGTTCCAGGCCGTCAAACACCGAACGGCCGACATGTGGGTCGATATGCAGAGCGCCCGCTCGCTGGTCTACTACGCCGCGTGGGCACTCGACGAGGACGAACCGGACGCCGCGCGCGCCGCCGCCGCGACGAAGTCCTTCGCGGCCGACCGCTTACACCGCGTCTTCGGCGACGACATCTGGAACCACGGCGGGATGGGATTCACCTGGGATCACGACGCTCACATCTACCTGAAACAGGCCAAGAGCTGGCGGAACTTCCTCGGCTCCCCCGAAGCGAATCGGGATCGACTCATCGACTCACGGCTCGCTGCCGAACGGAAACGGTAA
- a CDS encoding CaiB/BaiF CoA transferase family protein, with the protein MNPFEDIDVLDLTQSVAGPVSTQFLATLGANVVKVEPPQGDAFRGLLDGAVFASVNLGHKRSVCLDMKTEDGRKAARELAAEADVIVESFRPGVVEQFGLDYDSISDVNEDVVYCSLTGFGQGGPYTEWPAYDPVIQAMSGLMSMIGYKDRPPVRIGASVIDWGTGTTAAFLLASGLYERRRTGEGEYIDVNLYEVATAWMGYWIAHYTGTGEVPERTGQGFAGLAPNEVFHASGDEPFYLSVVNDRFFERLCRTIDREALATDDRFETNEKRWENRDELRKILNEEFSNFDRADLCEQLAEAGVPAGPLHNVDEVVEDPHLQERGALTESHNVHTDTPVRTASPPFSTTNGRPELGDRPPRRGEHTREVLAELGYNEEQIDRMLEAGAAGPDD; encoded by the coding sequence ATGAATCCGTTCGAGGATATCGACGTACTGGATCTCACCCAATCGGTCGCCGGCCCCGTCTCGACGCAATTCCTGGCGACGCTCGGTGCGAACGTGGTCAAGGTCGAGCCGCCACAGGGGGATGCGTTCCGCGGCTTACTCGACGGCGCGGTGTTCGCGTCGGTCAACCTCGGGCACAAGCGGAGCGTCTGTCTCGACATGAAGACCGAAGACGGTCGAAAAGCCGCTCGGGAATTGGCCGCAGAGGCGGACGTCATCGTCGAGAGTTTCCGTCCGGGCGTCGTCGAACAGTTCGGACTGGATTACGACTCGATCTCCGATGTGAACGAAGACGTCGTCTACTGTTCGCTGACCGGATTCGGTCAGGGCGGACCGTACACCGAGTGGCCCGCTTACGATCCCGTCATTCAGGCGATGAGCGGGCTGATGTCGATGATCGGATACAAGGATCGGCCACCCGTTCGGATCGGCGCGAGCGTGATCGATTGGGGGACCGGTACGACGGCCGCGTTCCTCCTCGCGTCCGGGTTGTACGAGCGACGACGCACCGGGGAGGGAGAGTACATCGACGTGAACCTGTACGAAGTCGCGACCGCGTGGATGGGCTACTGGATCGCTCATTACACCGGAACGGGGGAAGTGCCCGAACGCACGGGGCAAGGCTTTGCCGGCTTAGCGCCGAACGAAGTCTTCCACGCGAGCGGCGACGAACCGTTCTATCTCAGCGTGGTCAACGACCGGTTCTTCGAGCGACTCTGTCGGACTATCGACCGCGAAGCGCTCGCCACCGACGACCGCTTCGAAACGAACGAAAAGCGGTGGGAGAATCGCGACGAACTCCGGAAAATCCTCAACGAGGAGTTCAGCAACTTCGACCGAGCGGACCTCTGCGAACAACTGGCCGAAGCCGGGGTCCCCGCCGGTCCGCTCCACAACGTCGACGAAGTCGTCGAGGATCCGCACCTGCAAGAACGGGGCGCGTTGACCGAGTCGCACAACGTTCACACCGATACCCCCGTTCGAACCGCCAGTCCGCCGTTCTCGACCACGAACGGACGACCGGAACTCGGCGATCGACCGCCGAGGCGGGGCGAGCACACTCGGGAAGTCCTCGCGGAACTCGGTTACAACGAGGAGCAGATCGACCGGATGCTCGAAGCCGGTGCCGCCGGTCCCGACGATTGA
- a CDS encoding acyl-CoA dehydrogenase family protein codes for MDFSYTDEQDAFRRELRAWLEENAPDGWLEDPELPDDDAERVEFLRDWQRTLADDGWAGVHWPEEYGGRGASLIEQAIYREEMARINAPPQINLIGINLIAPTLIEVGTEEQKRRFLPSIRSAEEIWCQGYSEPEAGSDVASLSTSAEPNGDGEWIINGQKIWTSYAHVADWCFLVARTDDSGKKHEGLTVFLVEMDQDEISTEPIHQPHDDRTFNQVYFDDAVASEDLVVGEIDQGWDVVMTLSAFEHGSTSIYTIEQRYLDLLEYCRTETRNGTPLIERDRVRQQLADFDARIQAAKATHLRNVSEQMETGTPGPEGSMDLLVSDELRNDLLNFAVNLQGPAAALWENGHNAFDETSGYIRSYGAWIAAGTGDIQRNIIGERVLGLPKDIKSETSHRSE; via the coding sequence ATGGACTTTAGCTATACGGACGAGCAAGACGCGTTTCGCCGCGAATTGCGAGCGTGGCTCGAGGAGAACGCCCCGGACGGTTGGCTCGAGGATCCGGAACTTCCCGATGACGACGCCGAACGCGTCGAGTTCCTTCGAGACTGGCAGCGAACGCTCGCCGACGACGGCTGGGCGGGCGTCCACTGGCCCGAAGAGTACGGCGGACGGGGCGCGTCGTTGATCGAGCAGGCGATCTACCGCGAAGAGATGGCTCGAATCAACGCGCCACCGCAGATCAACCTCATCGGAATCAACCTCATCGCCCCGACGCTGATCGAGGTCGGAACCGAAGAACAGAAACGGCGATTCCTCCCGAGTATCCGCAGTGCGGAGGAGATCTGGTGTCAGGGCTATTCCGAGCCGGAAGCGGGCTCGGACGTCGCGAGTCTGTCAACGAGCGCGGAGCCAAACGGCGACGGCGAGTGGATTATCAACGGGCAGAAGATCTGGACCAGTTACGCTCACGTCGCCGACTGGTGTTTCCTCGTCGCGCGAACCGACGACTCTGGGAAGAAACACGAGGGGCTCACCGTCTTCCTCGTCGAAATGGACCAAGACGAGATCAGCACGGAACCGATCCACCAGCCACACGACGACCGGACCTTCAACCAGGTCTACTTCGACGATGCGGTCGCCTCCGAAGACCTCGTCGTCGGCGAGATCGATCAGGGATGGGACGTCGTCATGACGCTTTCGGCGTTCGAGCACGGTTCGACGTCGATCTATACGATCGAACAGCGGTATCTGGACCTCCTCGAGTACTGCCGAACCGAGACGCGAAACGGGACGCCACTGATCGAACGGGACCGAGTCCGACAGCAACTGGCGGATTTCGATGCGCGTATTCAGGCGGCGAAGGCCACGCACCTCAGGAACGTGAGCGAGCAGATGGAGACGGGAACCCCCGGACCGGAGGGGTCGATGGACCTACTTGTCAGCGACGAACTCAGAAACGACCTACTCAACTTCGCAGTGAACCTGCAGGGACCGGCCGCGGCCCTGTGGGAGAACGGTCACAACGCCTTCGACGAGACGTCCGGCTACATCCGATCGTACGGCGCGTGGATCGCCGCCGGAACGGGAGACATCCAGCGAAACATCATCGGCGAGCGGGTGCTCGGCTTGCCGAAGGACATCAAGAGCGAAACGAGCCACCGGAGTGAGTAA